The following are encoded together in the Kribbella sp. CA-293567 genome:
- a CDS encoding ABC transporter ATP-binding protein: MAGIRLDAVSKVYDGKYLAVDGVSLDVGDGEFMVLLGPSGCGKTTLLRMIAGLEEVTAGELWFGRTHATMLSPKDRGVALVFQNGALYPNRTARENIMFPLRMAGEDAAEASTKAAGLARILRIDAALDRLPRTLSGGQRQRVAIGRAIVRKPKIFLMDEPLSNLDATMRTELRQEIGAMARDLKVTTVYVTHDQIEALTLADRITVMRDGRIEDVGTPDQVFNDPATAFSAGFLGTPRINLMSAVVRVTAHHRVSLDFGSQSIQLPPIDKRSLILSSHDGGKVIVGARSDAFTPAADSGGAGQFSGRLRTLEFHGNQWIAFIECGAEMVNADLVGLSTVPKRARRALPSNGGSPNRHVAPHLAGLNNRLSALGTKARTRLGRPDRPAPLEPLAVPTHRRADLVIEIPAGAGLQTGTKVHLAVDTSRLHIFDESGRRVDRVNR; encoded by the coding sequence ATGGCGGGGATCCGGCTGGATGCGGTCTCGAAGGTGTACGACGGGAAGTACCTCGCCGTCGACGGCGTCTCACTCGATGTCGGCGACGGCGAGTTCATGGTGTTGCTCGGGCCGTCGGGGTGCGGCAAGACGACACTGCTGCGGATGATCGCCGGCCTGGAGGAGGTCACCGCGGGCGAACTGTGGTTCGGGCGCACCCACGCCACCATGCTGTCGCCCAAGGACCGCGGCGTCGCGCTGGTGTTCCAGAACGGCGCGCTGTACCCGAACCGGACCGCGCGGGAGAACATCATGTTCCCGTTGCGGATGGCCGGCGAGGACGCGGCCGAGGCGAGCACCAAGGCGGCCGGGCTGGCCCGGATCCTGCGGATCGACGCGGCACTGGATCGCTTGCCCAGGACGCTTTCCGGTGGCCAGCGGCAACGGGTCGCGATCGGCCGGGCGATCGTGCGGAAACCGAAGATCTTCCTGATGGACGAGCCACTGTCCAACCTGGACGCGACGATGCGGACCGAGCTGCGCCAGGAGATCGGCGCGATGGCCCGCGATCTCAAGGTGACCACGGTCTACGTCACCCACGACCAGATCGAGGCTCTCACGCTGGCGGACCGCATCACCGTCATGCGCGACGGCCGGATCGAGGACGTCGGCACTCCGGACCAGGTCTTCAACGATCCGGCCACCGCCTTCTCCGCGGGCTTCCTGGGCACCCCGCGGATCAACCTGATGTCCGCGGTCGTCCGGGTCACCGCGCACCACCGGGTCAGCCTCGACTTCGGCTCCCAGTCGATCCAGCTGCCGCCGATCGACAAGCGGTCGCTGATCCTCAGCAGCCACGACGGCGGGAAGGTGATCGTGGGTGCCCGCTCGGACGCCTTCACCCCGGCGGCCGACAGCGGCGGGGCAGGTCAGTTCTCGGGCCGGCTGCGGACCCTGGAGTTCCACGGCAACCAGTGGATCGCCTTCATCGAGTGCGGCGCCGAGATGGTGAACGCCGACCTGGTCGGACTCAGCACTGTTCCGAAGCGCGCCAGGCGTGCGCTCCCGAGCAACGGCGGCTCGCCCAACCGGCACGTGGCACCCCACCTGGCCGGACTGAACAACCGCCTGTCCGCCCTCGGCACCAAGGCGAGAACCCGCCTCGGCCGACCGGACCGGCCGGCTCCCCTCGAGCCGCTCGCGGTGCCGACCCACCGGCGCGCCGATCTGGTGATCGAGATTCCGGCCGGCGCCGGGCTGCAGACCGGGACGAAGGTCCACCTGGCCGTCGACACCTCGCGCCTGCACATCTTCGACGAGTCCGGCCGCCGGGTCGATCGGGTCAACCGCTGA
- a CDS encoding Gfo/Idh/MocA family protein: MTSVTLALVGGGLRGQLYARSAVDSGAARVTAIAEPDQGRRSALGHEFGVPADRLYADWGELADAGRLADAAIIATQDRLHTAPAVRMADLGYHLLLEKPMATTEVEAGAIASAAERNNIILAVCHVLRYTPYTRILKDLLDSGRIGRLVNVQHLEPVGWWHQAHSFVRGHWRRSDTSAPMLLTKACHDIDWLVHLFDAVPARVSSFGSLSHFKASERPAGAASRCLDCPLEPTCPYSAKRLYLDCLADPDQHFWPLSAVTEDHTETGVLEALRNGPYGRCVYACDNDVVDHQVVNMEFPDGGTCSFTMSAFTPMEHRRTRLLGTHGFLDGDGQTIRLVDFRTGDEELIAVPDADGDGHGGGDQELTATFLRAVLTGDPALLSSDAGTSLATHRVVWAAEQARTTGTVVTLS, from the coding sequence ATGACTAGCGTGACTCTAGCCCTGGTCGGCGGGGGACTGCGTGGTCAGCTCTACGCGCGGTCGGCGGTCGACTCCGGCGCGGCGCGGGTGACCGCGATCGCCGAACCCGATCAGGGCCGCCGCTCGGCGCTCGGCCACGAGTTCGGCGTACCGGCCGATCGGCTGTACGCCGACTGGGGGGAGCTCGCGGATGCCGGGCGGCTGGCCGACGCCGCGATCATCGCCACCCAGGACCGGTTGCACACCGCTCCCGCGGTCCGGATGGCCGATCTCGGCTACCACCTGCTGCTGGAGAAGCCGATGGCCACCACCGAGGTGGAGGCGGGCGCGATCGCGAGCGCGGCCGAGCGCAACAACATCATCCTGGCCGTCTGCCACGTGCTGAGGTACACGCCGTACACGCGGATTCTCAAGGACCTGCTCGACTCGGGCCGGATCGGGCGGCTGGTCAACGTGCAGCACCTCGAACCGGTGGGCTGGTGGCATCAGGCGCACTCGTTCGTCCGCGGGCACTGGCGCCGGTCGGACACGTCGGCGCCGATGTTGCTGACCAAGGCGTGTCACGACATCGACTGGCTGGTGCACCTGTTCGACGCCGTACCGGCCCGGGTCAGTTCGTTCGGCAGCCTGAGTCACTTCAAGGCGAGCGAGCGGCCGGCCGGCGCCGCGTCGCGGTGCCTCGACTGCCCGCTGGAGCCGACCTGCCCGTACTCCGCGAAGCGCTTGTACCTCGACTGTCTGGCCGATCCCGACCAGCACTTCTGGCCGCTGAGCGCGGTGACGGAGGATCACACCGAGACCGGCGTACTGGAAGCGTTGCGGAACGGCCCGTACGGCCGGTGTGTGTATGCCTGCGACAACGACGTGGTCGACCACCAGGTGGTGAACATGGAGTTCCCCGACGGCGGCACCTGCTCGTTCACGATGAGCGCCTTCACGCCGATGGAGCATCGCCGGACCCGGCTGCTCGGTACCCACGGTTTCCTGGACGGCGACGGCCAGACGATTCGCCTGGTGGACTTCCGGACCGGCGACGAGGAACTCATCGCCGTGCCGGACGCCGACGGCGACGGGCACGGCGGCGGAGATCAGGAGCTGACGGCAACCTTCTTGCGGGCGGTCCTGACCGGCGACCCGGCGCTGCTCTCCAGCGACGCGGGCACCAGTCTCGCCACCCACCGCGTCGTCTGGGCCGCGGAACAGGCCCGCACCACCGGCACGGTGGTCACTCTGTCCTAG
- a CDS encoding MFS transporter — translation MAAVSESSPAATRRRGALIAASVFLVALCLRPALTAVGPLLPQLGADEGLGESALGLLGALPLIAFGLASPLVHRLSGRFGMERAVFWSLLVLAVGSVVRSYTGHVGLWLGTVVIGASIAVGNVLVPVLIKRDYAGHVSRATGVYTAFITGGAAIASAVAVPVAAGSDWRLALAIWGGLALIVAVIRLPAGRAAATVAPEATTGPPLVSVWRQPMAWLVTFYMGLQSTSFYVLVTWLPTIEISTGVSERTAGIHLFLFQCFGLIGGLSIPRLMKNPSTQRAGAITASVPIAIALLGLLLAPGLVVVWAVVAGLGQGAALVAALSLISIRGRTHHETTQLSGMAQSIGYLLAATGPALAGYLTEQTGEWTASLTVFIALAVVQVCVGAAAARDTSTAA, via the coding sequence GTGGCAGCGGTATCCGAGAGCTCACCAGCCGCCACTCGCCGACGGGGAGCGCTGATCGCGGCCTCGGTGTTCCTGGTGGCCCTGTGCCTGCGGCCCGCCCTCACCGCGGTCGGCCCGCTGCTCCCCCAGCTCGGCGCCGACGAAGGACTCGGCGAAAGCGCGCTCGGCCTGCTCGGCGCCCTGCCACTGATCGCCTTCGGACTCGCCTCGCCGCTGGTCCACCGGCTCTCCGGGCGCTTCGGGATGGAACGCGCGGTGTTCTGGTCCCTGCTCGTGCTGGCTGTCGGCAGCGTCGTCCGGTCCTACACCGGGCACGTCGGCCTGTGGCTCGGCACAGTCGTAATCGGTGCCTCGATCGCGGTCGGCAACGTGCTCGTGCCCGTGCTGATCAAGCGGGACTACGCCGGTCACGTCTCCCGCGCGACCGGTGTCTACACCGCCTTCATCACCGGCGGCGCGGCGATCGCTTCCGCCGTCGCCGTACCGGTCGCGGCCGGATCGGACTGGCGACTCGCGCTGGCGATCTGGGGTGGCCTCGCCCTGATCGTTGCCGTCATCCGCCTTCCGGCCGGCCGGGCGGCTGCCACAGTGGCGCCAGAGGCAACGACCGGCCCGCCACTGGTCAGTGTGTGGCGTCAGCCGATGGCGTGGCTGGTCACCTTCTACATGGGCCTGCAGTCGACCAGCTTCTACGTGCTGGTCACCTGGCTGCCCACGATCGAGATCTCCACCGGCGTCTCGGAGCGGACCGCCGGGATCCACCTGTTCCTCTTCCAGTGCTTCGGCCTGATCGGCGGCCTGAGCATCCCCCGGCTGATGAAGAACCCGAGCACCCAGCGGGCGGGGGCGATCACGGCCAGCGTGCCGATCGCCATCGCTCTGCTCGGCCTGCTGCTCGCACCGGGCCTGGTCGTCGTCTGGGCCGTCGTCGCCGGGCTGGGTCAGGGAGCCGCGCTCGTCGCAGCACTCTCCCTGATCAGCATCCGTGGCCGCACCCATCACGAGACGACCCAGCTGTCCGGCATGGCCCAGTCCATCGGCTACCTGCTGGCCGCCACCGGCCCGGCCCTCGCCGGCTACCTGACCGAGCAGACCGGCGAGTGGACCGCCAGCCTGACCGTGTTCATCGCCCTCGCCGTCGTCCAGGTCTGCGTCGGCGCCGCCGCTGCCCGTGACACCAGCACCGCGGCCTAG
- a CDS encoding ROK family transcriptional regulator, which translates to MTEEPSGGDLSRLRQLNAMAVMRALRDDKPLTLTELAKRTRLSRASTEDVTRELIDRGWVAEVEPAAGGVGRPARRYRFRADAGRVLGVDIGGHTIRALVTDLDGEVVHSTSVQVTPELGRRERLATLDKCVSAALSGAKVAPAQIWSTGVATTGLVDGTGRVMLSDSLTEWTGVDLAGHLRRLVPAPTRVENDSKLAALAESWRGVARYAKDVVFLLAGVRTGTGLIIDGKLHRGFGNAAGELGALPVIGWQKAPEHLRAWSGGQDEFEDLFQAARDGDRGAVKVIRRYTRDIAIGVSALVLTLDPELVVIGGGFSRSADVLVRPLRTELDRWCLRTPEIRISTFGDEGVVLGAVRLALEQVETSMFEGADPLT; encoded by the coding sequence ATGACCGAGGAACCGAGTGGGGGCGACCTGTCCCGGCTGCGGCAGCTGAACGCGATGGCAGTCATGCGGGCGCTGCGTGACGACAAGCCGCTGACGCTCACCGAGCTGGCCAAGCGCACCCGCCTGTCCCGCGCCTCGACCGAGGACGTGACCAGGGAGCTGATCGACCGGGGCTGGGTCGCCGAGGTCGAACCGGCCGCCGGCGGCGTCGGCCGGCCCGCCCGGCGCTACCGCTTCCGCGCCGACGCCGGCCGGGTGCTCGGCGTGGACATCGGTGGACACACCATCCGCGCCCTGGTCACCGACCTCGACGGCGAGGTCGTGCACTCCACCAGCGTCCAGGTGACTCCCGAGCTCGGCCGCCGGGAGCGGCTGGCAACTTTGGACAAGTGCGTTTCCGCGGCACTCAGTGGCGCGAAGGTCGCGCCGGCCCAGATCTGGTCGACGGGCGTCGCCACCACGGGTCTGGTCGACGGCACCGGGCGGGTGATGCTGTCCGACTCGCTGACGGAGTGGACCGGCGTCGACCTCGCCGGGCACCTGCGCCGGCTCGTTCCCGCGCCCACCCGGGTCGAGAACGACAGCAAGCTGGCCGCGCTGGCGGAGTCCTGGCGTGGAGTCGCCCGGTACGCCAAGGACGTGGTCTTCCTGCTGGCCGGGGTGCGGACCGGTACCGGCCTGATCATCGACGGCAAGCTGCATCGCGGTTTCGGCAACGCCGCCGGTGAGCTCGGCGCGCTGCCGGTGATCGGCTGGCAGAAGGCCCCTGAGCACCTGCGCGCCTGGTCCGGCGGCCAGGACGAGTTCGAGGACCTCTTCCAGGCGGCCCGCGACGGCGACCGCGGCGCCGTCAAGGTCATCCGCCGGTACACCCGCGACATCGCCATCGGGGTCTCCGCCCTGGTCCTGACCCTGGATCCGGAACTGGTGGTGATCGGCGGCGGCTTCTCCCGCTCCGCCGACGTGCTGGTCCGGCCGCTCCGCACGGAGCTGGATCGCTGGTGCCTGCGCACCCCGGAGATCCGGATCTCGACCTTCGGCGACGAAGGCGTGGTGCTCGGCGCGGTCCGGCTGGCGCTCGAACAGGTCGAGACGAGCATGTTCGAGGGCGCTGACCCCTTGACATAA
- a CDS encoding FadR/GntR family transcriptional regulator — protein sequence MSLSGPVRQAPLVLQVAEQFRGLIESGSWPVGAKIPGENQLAADLGVSRGTVREALRSLSLTGLLEPRVGDGTYVRATNEISGVLVRDELSATLTHVLDARAGIEAAAARLAAQQPAAAGLAALDGALDARRTAHEAGDLDAYVAADAAFHRGIVEASGNPLLLRLYDAVAEVLTDSIHRTATIPEDPRVRDAHHALVAAIRSGGPEVAAQASYALIESVKESAAGE from the coding sequence ATGTCGTTGAGCGGACCAGTACGTCAGGCCCCGTTGGTGCTGCAGGTCGCGGAGCAGTTCCGGGGGCTGATCGAGTCCGGCTCCTGGCCGGTGGGCGCCAAGATCCCGGGCGAGAACCAGCTCGCCGCCGACCTCGGCGTGAGCCGCGGAACGGTGCGGGAGGCGCTGCGGTCGCTGAGCCTCACCGGCTTGCTGGAGCCGCGCGTCGGTGACGGCACCTACGTGCGCGCGACCAACGAGATCAGCGGTGTGCTCGTCCGCGACGAACTGTCGGCGACCCTGACCCATGTGCTCGACGCCCGCGCGGGCATCGAGGCGGCCGCCGCTCGGCTGGCTGCCCAGCAACCTGCGGCCGCGGGGCTCGCCGCTCTGGACGGCGCACTCGACGCACGCCGTACGGCGCATGAGGCGGGCGACCTGGATGCCTACGTCGCCGCCGACGCCGCCTTCCATCGTGGCATCGTCGAGGCGAGCGGCAACCCGCTGCTGCTGCGCCTGTACGACGCGGTGGCCGAGGTGCTGACCGACTCGATCCACCGGACGGCGACGATCCCGGAGGACCCGCGCGTTCGCGACGCGCACCACGCGCTGGTGGCGGCGATCCGGTCAGGTGGTCCGGAAGTCGCCGCCCAGGCGTCGTACGCGCTGATCGAGTCGGTCAAGGAGTCTGCCGCCGGTGAGTGA